From one [Ruminococcus] lactaris ATCC 29176 genomic stretch:
- a CDS encoding flavodoxin family protein encodes MKIVIINGSARKGNTLTAINAFIKGASEKNEIEIIEPDKLNIAPCKGCGVCQCSKGCVDKDDTNPTIDKIAAADMILFATPVYWWGMSAQLKLIIDKCYCRGLQLKNKKVGTIVVGGSPVDSIQYELIDKQFDCMAKYLSWDMLFKKSYYATARDELEKNKDSMNELEGIGKNL; translated from the coding sequence ATGAAAATTGTAATCATTAATGGAAGTGCCAGAAAAGGAAACACGCTGACAGCAATCAATGCATTTATAAAAGGAGCATCAGAAAAGAATGAAATTGAAATCATTGAACCTGACAAACTCAACATTGCACCATGCAAGGGATGTGGTGTCTGTCAATGCTCTAAGGGATGCGTCGATAAGGATGATACAAATCCTACAATTGATAAAATTGCTGCCGCAGATATGATTCTTTTTGCTACACCAGTTTATTGGTGGGGAATGTCAGCACAATTGAAACTTATCATTGATAAGTGCTACTGCCGTGGATTGCAGTTAAAAAATAAAAAAGTTGGCACGATTGTTGTAGGCGGTTCTCCCGTAGACAGTATCCAGTATGAGCTGATTGATAAGCAGTTTGACTGTATGGCAAAATATCTTTCATGGGATATGCTTTTCAAAAAATCATATTACGCAACAGCCAGAGATGAACTTGAAAAAAACAAGGATTCCATGAACGAACTTGAGGGGATCGGAAAAAATTTATAA
- a CDS encoding tyrosine-type recombinase/integrase, producing the protein MAQTRKDLRGRVLRKGESQRRSDGRYVYTYTDPLGRRKYVYTQDLVTLREKEAQLMKDQMDGLDIYVAGKATINFVFDRYMSLKNNLKPTTKSNYLYMYDRFIRDTFGKRNIAEIKYSDVVQFYNHLIEKQELKINTLETIHTLLHPTFQLAVRDDIIRKNPTDGVMAELKKNLGMKTGVRHALTIPQQRAFMEYIATHPIYFHWWPIFTIFLGTGCRIGEVLGLRWEDINYEKRIISINHNLTYYPVGEDRASENHISTPKTEAGMRTIPMLDTVKDAFEMIWEEQKENGWTDAEIDGMTGFVFCNRYGNIMNAQSVNRAIKRISSAYNATEEVEAKKEHREPVLLPDFSAHSLRHTFCTRLCERETNLKIIQSIMGHKDIQTTMDIYAEATEEKKQETFEHLAATMDVF; encoded by the coding sequence ATGGCACAGACAAGAAAAGATCTGCGAGGCAGAGTCCTGCGGAAAGGTGAATCACAGAGACGTTCAGATGGGAGATATGTATATACTTATACGGATCCTCTCGGAAGACGTAAATATGTTTATACACAAGACCTTGTAACGCTTCGGGAAAAAGAAGCACAGCTCATGAAAGATCAGATGGACGGTCTGGATATTTATGTTGCCGGAAAGGCTACAATAAATTTTGTATTTGACCGTTACATGAGTCTCAAAAACAATCTGAAACCAACGACCAAGAGCAATTATCTTTATATGTATGACCGATTTATCCGGGATACATTTGGAAAGCGGAATATAGCAGAGATTAAGTATTCTGATGTGGTGCAGTTCTATAATCACCTGATTGAGAAGCAGGAACTGAAAATCAACACGTTGGAAACCATTCACACGTTATTGCATCCGACTTTTCAACTGGCTGTAAGGGATGACATTATCAGAAAAAATCCTACGGATGGAGTCATGGCAGAATTAAAGAAAAACTTAGGCATGAAAACCGGTGTGAGACATGCACTGACTATTCCACAGCAGAGAGCATTCATGGAATATATTGCTACGCATCCGATTTATTTTCACTGGTGGCCGATTTTTACGATTTTTCTTGGAACCGGGTGCCGAATCGGCGAAGTTTTAGGGCTTCGATGGGAAGACATCAATTATGAGAAGCGAATTATCAGCATCAATCATAATCTGACGTATTATCCAGTAGGAGAAGACCGGGCATCGGAAAATCACATTTCAACGCCGAAAACAGAAGCCGGAATGCGTACGATTCCCATGTTGGATACAGTGAAAGATGCTTTTGAAATGATCTGGGAAGAGCAGAAAGAAAATGGCTGGACAGATGCAGAGATTGATGGGATGACAGGCTTTGTTTTCTGTAACCGTTATGGAAATATAATGAATGCCCAGTCAGTCAATCGTGCAATTAAGAGAATCTCATCTGCTTATAATGCAACAGAAGAAGTAGAGGCAAAAAAAGAGCATCGAGAGCCGGTGCTGTTGCCGGATTTTTCAGCGCACAGCTTGAGACACACATTTTGCACAAGGCTTTGTGAAAGAGAAACAAACCTGAAAATAATCCAGTCGATCATGGGGCATAAGGATATTCAGACCACTATGGATATCTATGCAGAAGCGACAGAGGAGAAAAAACAGGAAACATTTGAACATTTGGCTGCAACAATGGATGTATTTTAA
- a CDS encoding DUF6462 family protein, whose product MGYARKDVEKTKKIAKKFVRYQEGAELYSIGLTKFQELAKEAKAVYKIDKVAFVNCEIFEKYLETFRIA is encoded by the coding sequence ATGGGATATGCACGTAAAGATGTAGAGAAAACAAAGAAAATAGCAAAGAAATTTGTACGCTATCAAGAGGGTGCAGAGCTTTATAGCATTGGACTGACGAAATTCCAGGAGTTGGCGAAAGAAGCTAAAGCAGTGTATAAGATTGACAAGGTTGCTTTTGTAAATTGTGAGATATTTGAAAAGTATCTGGAGACATTTCGGATTGCGTAG
- a CDS encoding DUF2188 domain-containing protein, which translates to MNHHITKRPDGKWQVKGEGNQRASVVTDTQREAINLGREISRNQRGELFIHGVDGKIRARDSHGNDPYPPRG; encoded by the coding sequence ATGAATCATCATATAACTAAACGACCTGATGGAAAGTGGCAGGTAAAAGGCGAAGGAAATCAGCGTGCATCTGTTGTGACAGATACACAAAGAGAAGCGATAAATTTGGGAAGAGAGATATCCAGAAATCAGAGAGGAGAATTATTTATCCATGGTGTAGATGGAAAAATCAGAGCACGTGATTCTCATGGGAATGATCCGTATCCACCAAGAGGGTAG
- a CDS encoding AAA family ATPase translates to METAILKSISAENFASFADRVVFTCVADGSKKEYAMNTFKAGDDVINKVSYVYGSNGSGKTFFCKILREIQRIIALSPFSMMKSSQIKALFPSEELLKPIPKFAFDIAYQDLPTTLGIDMIIDNITYHYEFSFLGEKVVHELLTKKYRRTEKILERLSPSFQDITVRSELKSFEDTKRVVKEDALCLGMAAMLNNDFANMLVDTIKEINVFNMTAPRLNPGEMEAFSEERIEKYVKILQKADPTIRRMHVEYEEEEVARQKVDFDDFENREIIQTKTTVGVKTDHALYDHGVEIETGTDQIEFFKDESLGTVKLFTTLPYLFDVLENGGILVLDEIENGLHPALVKEMISLFIDEESNPHHAQLICTTHQPLLVSENVKRDQVWILSKDKYGKSSLKRLSDKSFSRTKVNLTNKILEGALGCNPDKFF, encoded by the coding sequence ATGGAAACAGCAATATTAAAAAGTATATCAGCAGAGAATTTTGCTTCTTTTGCAGACAGGGTAGTTTTTACCTGTGTAGCAGATGGGAGCAAAAAGGAATATGCAATGAACACTTTTAAAGCAGGAGATGATGTTATCAATAAAGTCTCTTACGTGTATGGTTCTAATGGTTCCGGAAAAACATTTTTTTGCAAAATTCTAAGAGAAATTCAGAGGATAATTGCGTTATCGCCGTTTTCAATGATGAAAAGTTCGCAAATAAAAGCCTTATTTCCGAGTGAAGAACTGTTGAAGCCAATACCGAAGTTTGCTTTTGACATTGCATATCAGGACTTACCAACAACATTAGGTATAGACATGATCATTGATAATATTACATATCATTATGAGTTCTCTTTTTTGGGCGAAAAGGTTGTTCATGAACTTTTAACTAAGAAATACCGGCGAACAGAAAAAATTTTAGAAAGACTGTCACCATCTTTTCAGGATATAACTGTTAGATCGGAGCTTAAAAGCTTTGAAGATACTAAGAGAGTTGTAAAAGAAGATGCATTGTGCTTAGGAATGGCTGCAATGTTGAATAATGATTTTGCAAACATGTTAGTGGATACAATCAAGGAAATAAATGTATTCAATATGACTGCTCCCCGTTTAAATCCAGGTGAAATGGAGGCATTTTCTGAAGAACGAATTGAAAAATATGTAAAGATATTACAAAAAGCGGATCCAACTATTCGGAGAATGCATGTAGAGTACGAGGAAGAAGAAGTAGCAAGACAAAAGGTTGATTTTGATGATTTCGAAAATAGAGAAATTATACAAACCAAGACGACAGTCGGTGTAAAAACAGACCATGCATTATACGATCATGGTGTTGAAATTGAAACTGGTACTGACCAGATAGAATTTTTCAAAGATGAATCGTTGGGGACCGTTAAATTATTTACTACATTACCGTATCTCTTTGATGTGTTGGAAAATGGTGGAATACTGGTTTTGGATGAGATTGAAAACGGTTTACATCCTGCACTAGTAAAAGAGATGATTTCACTTTTTATAGACGAAGAAAGCAATCCGCATCATGCACAGTTGATATGTACAACACACCAGCCATTGTTGGTTAGCGAAAATGTTAAGAGGGATCAAGTATGGATTCTTAGTAAAGATAAATATGGAAAAAGTTCCTTGAAGAGATTAAGCGATAAGAGTTTCTCAAGAACGAAGGTTAATCTTACAAATAAGATTTTAGAGGGGGCTTTAGGGTGTAACCCAGATAAGTTTTTTTAA
- a CDS encoding DUF6462 family protein — protein sequence MGYARKDVEKTKKIAKKFVRYQEGAELYSIGLTKFQELAKEAKAVYKIDKVALVNCEIFEKYLETFRIA from the coding sequence ATGGGATATGCACGTAAAGATGTAGAGAAAACAAAGAAAATAGCAAAGAAATTTGTACGCTATCAAGAGGGTGCAGAGCTTTATAGCATTGGATTGACGAAATTCCAGGAGTTGGCGAAAGAAGCTAAAGCAGTGTATAAGATTGACAAGGTTGCTCTTGTAAATTGTGAGATATTTGAAAAGTATCTGGAGACATTTCGGATTGCGTAG
- a CDS encoding type II toxin-antitoxin system RelE/ParE family toxin, translating into MKYKVMYTAGAKKDLRNIFRYISEELLAPENAAGQTERIMTSIRKLDTMPNRNRLYEEEPWHSRGLRFFPVDNYLVFYKTDDETEAVYVVRIMYGGRDVYKQLNQTEDVSVN; encoded by the coding sequence ATGAAATATAAAGTGATGTATACAGCAGGAGCAAAGAAAGATCTGCGAAATATTTTCAGATATATTTCAGAGGAACTGTTAGCTCCAGAGAATGCTGCAGGACAGACAGAGCGGATTATGACGTCAATTCGGAAGCTGGATACTATGCCGAACAGAAATCGGCTCTATGAGGAAGAACCGTGGCACAGCAGAGGACTTCGATTCTTTCCGGTGGATAATTATCTGGTATTTTACAAAACAGATGATGAAACTGAAGCGGTATATGTAGTGCGAATTATGTATGGTGGACGTGATGTTTATAAACAGTTAAATCAAACAGAAGACGTTTCAGTAAATTAA
- a CDS encoding type II toxin-antitoxin system RelB/DinJ family antitoxin, which produces MARTANVFARVEPEVKEQAEQVLDRLGIPMSNAVGMFLRQIVLQRGIPFEMKLPAYEEPVAYGSLTKEQFNAEIEKGMEDIKAGRVYSADEVEAEMKREFGI; this is translated from the coding sequence ATGGCAAGAACAGCAAATGTATTTGCACGTGTTGAGCCTGAAGTGAAAGAACAGGCAGAGCAGGTGCTTGATCGACTTGGAATTCCAATGTCCAATGCGGTAGGAATGTTTCTGAGACAGATTGTACTCCAGAGAGGAATTCCTTTTGAGATGAAACTTCCAGCTTATGAGGAGCCTGTTGCATATGGCTCTCTGACAAAGGAACAGTTCAATGCAGAAATAGAAAAAGGCATGGAAGATATTAAGGCTGGCAGAGTGTATTCAGCAGATGAAGTTGAAGCAGAAATGAAACGGGAATTTGGTATATGA
- a CDS encoding sensor histidine kinase has product MGRVKRSNALSRIFMRYVLVMLGSLVGLVIVAYLLLYLLISVGCIYPANYAEQKINEAYDTILRADKVTAEMIPALCDYVIFSENGEKIGGDLSEQYEQIAWNVAKYGNASGKYFYKVIVRENEYVVLQYRLTPQYHSAFLREHFIGPQNVMIIMSVIGAVAIIIIPSIRFGKRIKKQMQPVLDAIGQIKDQNLEYETSCSGIKEFDDCLSAIDDMRDALRESLEKQWKTEQEKKQQMSALAHDIKTPLTIVRGNAELLSETELTTEQKKNITYVLNGTTQIQSYVKQLIDVTKSWNCSDVTYTTVRLEDFFADIKEQALGLVESYHQKIDWKAGQSDKKVTIAYDPMFRAVMNMIQNAVEHTKENGIIYIDAKEQDGRLTFIVEDSGSGFTKEALLHGTEQFFMDDTSRNGEAHYGMGLFFAKTVAEKYGGGIKLSNSENTGGARVEIFFLSSQETS; this is encoded by the coding sequence ATGGGAAGAGTAAAGAGAAGCAATGCACTCAGCAGGATTTTTATGAGATATGTACTGGTCATGCTTGGATCATTAGTTGGTTTGGTGATTGTTGCTTATCTGCTGCTGTACCTTTTGATTAGTGTGGGCTGTATCTATCCGGCGAATTATGCAGAGCAAAAGATTAATGAAGCATATGATACGATTCTACGTGCAGATAAAGTGACTGCTGAGATGATTCCCGCACTTTGTGATTATGTAATCTTTTCAGAGAATGGAGAGAAAATAGGTGGAGATCTGTCAGAACAATACGAACAGATAGCATGGAATGTTGCAAAGTACGGAAACGCATCCGGGAAATATTTTTATAAAGTAATTGTAAGGGAAAATGAATATGTTGTATTGCAATATCGCCTGACACCTCAATATCATTCAGCTTTTTTGAGGGAGCATTTTATAGGACCACAGAATGTGATGATTATTATGTCTGTGATTGGAGCGGTAGCGATTATCATCATTCCGTCCATACGTTTTGGAAAAAGAATCAAAAAGCAGATGCAGCCTGTATTAGACGCAATCGGACAAATAAAGGATCAAAATCTGGAATATGAGACATCCTGTTCCGGTATCAAAGAGTTTGATGACTGTTTATCGGCAATCGATGATATGCGAGATGCATTGCGAGAATCTTTAGAAAAGCAGTGGAAAACAGAGCAGGAAAAGAAACAGCAGATGTCTGCTTTGGCGCATGATATTAAAACACCTCTTACGATTGTACGGGGAAATGCAGAACTACTTTCAGAGACTGAACTGACCACAGAACAGAAGAAAAATATCACTTATGTTTTGAACGGCACAACACAGATACAAAGTTATGTAAAACAGTTGATAGATGTCACAAAATCATGGAATTGCAGTGATGTTACCTATACAACGGTGAGGTTAGAAGATTTTTTCGCAGATATAAAGGAACAGGCACTCGGACTGGTAGAAAGCTATCACCAGAAGATAGATTGGAAGGCGGGACAAAGTGATAAAAAGGTAACGATTGCTTATGATCCAATGTTCCGGGCCGTAATGAATATGATTCAGAATGCAGTGGAGCATACAAAAGAAAATGGAATCATTTATATTGACGCAAAGGAGCAGGATGGCCGGCTGACATTCATTGTGGAGGATAGCGGATCAGGATTTACAAAAGAAGCATTATTGCATGGCACAGAGCAGTTTTTTATGGATGACACAAGTAGAAATGGCGAAGCCCATTATGGGATGGGACTATTTTTTGCAAAAACTGTGGCTGAAAAATATGGTGGAGGTATTAAACTTTCAAATTCTGAAAATACAGGTGGGGCGAGGGTAGAAATATTTTTCCTGAGTAGTCAAGAAACAAGCTAA
- a CDS encoding response regulator transcription factor has product MAKILAVDDEPAILEMIESILNKDGHLVTKVSNPLKINMEELHRYDLILLDIMMPGMDGFELCKRIRALVDCPILFLTAKTEENSLVNGLSLGADDYISKPFGVMELRARINAHLRREHREHSVRMVLGRVCIQISQKKLLVDDKELPLTKAEYEICEFLAKNRGQVFSKEQILEAVFGFDNESNDSTIITHIKNIRAKFADYDYTPIKTVWGIGYKWEE; this is encoded by the coding sequence ATGGCAAAAATACTGGCAGTTGATGATGAACCGGCAATTTTGGAAATGATAGAAAGCATTTTGAATAAGGATGGACATCTGGTTACCAAAGTAAGTAATCCACTAAAAATTAATATGGAAGAATTACATCGTTATGACCTGATTTTACTTGACATTATGATGCCTGGAATGGACGGCTTTGAATTATGCAAAAGAATCAGGGCACTTGTGGATTGTCCGATTTTGTTTCTTACGGCAAAAACGGAGGAAAACAGTCTGGTAAACGGACTTTCTTTAGGAGCAGATGATTATATTTCAAAGCCATTTGGAGTGATGGAACTTCGGGCAAGGATCAATGCACATCTTAGAAGAGAGCACAGGGAACATTCTGTCCGGATGGTTTTGGGGAGGGTCTGTATTCAAATATCTCAAAAGAAACTATTGGTTGATGATAAGGAACTTCCTCTTACGAAAGCGGAGTACGAAATCTGTGAATTTCTGGCTAAAAACAGAGGACAGGTTTTCTCGAAGGAACAGATATTGGAAGCGGTCTTTGGCTTTGACAATGAGAGTAATGACAGTACTATAATCACGCATATCAAAAATATAAGAGCAAAATTTGCGGATTATGATTATACACCGATAAAAACAGTCTGGGGGATTGGATATAAATGGGAAGAGTAA
- a CDS encoding lantibiotic immunity ABC transporter MutG family permease subunit, translated as MIGRSLNADLRKMKGTSVILAHLLIPIITSVIFLIYYFFSPWNENMKVIAFYQAIGAGLPVLIGIFTASVMEQEQNAGDFQNLLSLPDKPAAFLSKLLMLLVLCLCSILLTAIIFGIGFGRIASSDIEIMKGCIFAALLLWGSSVPLYLWQLILAFQFGKGVSIGAGIISGLISALMLTGLGDYVWKYVFVCWTGRVPYTYLQSVLGETSVGEWLSFIPGCLIFTGISMVYYFWWVNHWEGNRISE; from the coding sequence ATGATTGGAAGATCTCTTAATGCAGACTTGCGAAAGATGAAAGGAACATCTGTGATTCTGGCACACTTACTGATTCCGATTATAACCAGCGTTATATTTTTAATATATTACTTTTTTTCACCATGGAATGAAAATATGAAAGTGATTGCATTTTATCAGGCAATAGGAGCAGGACTTCCGGTACTTATTGGAATTTTTACAGCAAGTGTGATGGAACAGGAACAAAATGCAGGTGATTTTCAAAATCTGTTGTCTTTACCGGATAAACCTGCAGCATTTTTATCGAAACTGTTGATGCTACTGGTTTTGTGTCTGTGCTCTATCCTATTGACAGCAATCATATTCGGAATTGGATTTGGAAGAATCGCATCAAGCGATATCGAAATCATGAAAGGATGTATATTTGCAGCATTGCTGCTGTGGGGAAGCAGTGTTCCACTTTATCTGTGGCAGCTGATTCTGGCTTTTCAGTTTGGAAAAGGGGTATCCATTGGAGCAGGGATTATATCAGGACTAATTAGTGCATTGATGCTTACCGGACTTGGAGATTATGTGTGGAAATATGTATTTGTCTGCTGGACGGGTAGAGTACCATATACTTATCTGCAATCTGTATTGGGAGAAACTAGTGTAGGTGAATGGTTGTCATTCATACCAGGTTGCTTAATATTTACAGGGATTAGTATGGTATACTATTTTTGGTGGGTAAACCACTGGGAAGGAAACAGAATATCGGAATAG
- a CDS encoding lantibiotic immunity ABC transporter MutE/EpiE family permease subunit, with amino-acid sequence MVNIIKAEHQKAKRTMRKKFIWGFPLLTFVMAFIFTLGMTNAYAESVWNWWYTLLLPGMIALFCYLSVAQEKKIKYYHLMTIPTDRRKLLLGKIIYIGYMILFSNVIVFAGATLGGFLLTTHVPVGGALIAVLFLTVSELWEIPVALFLSERFGMIVNLFVCLFITVSGVVISQTRIWYVLVSAIPMRMMCPLLHVLPNGLAAEAGNPLLDTGVIVPGMCLSIIWFVFVTVLFLKWFERREVK; translated from the coding sequence ATGGTTAATATTATAAAAGCAGAACATCAAAAAGCCAAAAGAACCATGCGAAAAAAGTTTATCTGGGGATTTCCTCTTCTTACATTTGTCATGGCATTTATATTTACTCTTGGGATGACAAATGCTTATGCAGAAAGTGTTTGGAACTGGTGGTATACACTTTTGCTGCCGGGGATGATTGCTCTATTTTGTTATCTTTCTGTGGCGCAGGAGAAAAAGATAAAATACTATCATTTAATGACTATTCCCACAGACAGAAGAAAATTGTTGCTGGGGAAAATTATTTATATTGGGTACATGATTTTGTTTTCTAATGTGATTGTGTTTGCAGGAGCAACGCTTGGAGGCTTTCTTCTAACGACACATGTTCCAGTTGGAGGAGCGTTGATTGCAGTATTGTTTCTGACGGTTTCTGAGTTATGGGAGATTCCGGTAGCTTTATTTTTAAGTGAACGATTTGGAATGATTGTAAACCTGTTCGTCTGCCTATTTATTACCGTCAGCGGTGTGGTAATATCACAAACCAGAATCTGGTATGTACTTGTTTCTGCAATCCCTATGCGAATGATGTGCCCGTTGCTTCATGTTTTACCAAATGGACTTGCCGCAGAAGCAGGGAATCCTCTTTTGGATACGGGAGTCATTGTTCCGGGAATGTGTCTCTCAATCATCTGGTTTGTTTTTGTAACGGTTCTGTTTTTGAAATGGTTTGAGAGAAGAGAGGTGAAATAA
- a CDS encoding lantibiotic protection ABC transporter ATP-binding protein, with protein MEMMLQTQNLCKYFRKQKAVNNVSLNIEKGQIYGLLGPNGAGKSTTLKMLTGMMKPTAGKIYFDGKLLDRKDLSKIGALIENPPIYENLSARENLKVRQLLLGTDENRIDEVLQIVSLTNTGKKKAGQFSLGMKQRLGIAMALLGEPELLILDEPTNGLDPIGIEELRELIRSFPEQGITVILSSHILSEVQLLADKVGIISGGILGYEGALKQGDNLEDLFMNVVRKNQKAGEIHG; from the coding sequence ATGGAAATGATGTTACAGACACAAAATCTATGTAAATATTTTAGAAAACAGAAAGCGGTAAATAATGTTTCACTTAATATCGAAAAGGGACAGATTTATGGACTGCTTGGACCGAATGGCGCTGGTAAATCTACCACATTGAAAATGCTGACCGGTATGATGAAACCAACTGCAGGAAAGATTTACTTTGATGGAAAACTTTTGGATAGGAAAGATTTATCAAAAATAGGAGCGTTAATTGAAAATCCGCCTATTTATGAAAATCTTTCCGCCAGAGAGAATTTGAAGGTAAGACAATTATTGCTTGGTACAGATGAAAACAGAATTGATGAGGTCTTGCAGATTGTATCACTTACAAACACCGGAAAGAAGAAAGCAGGACAGTTCTCTTTGGGGATGAAGCAAAGACTAGGCATTGCAATGGCATTGCTTGGAGAACCGGAACTTTTGATATTGGATGAACCTACGAATGGATTAGATCCAATAGGCATCGAGGAATTACGAGAGCTGATCCGGTCTTTTCCGGAACAGGGAATCACTGTAATTCTCTCCAGTCATATTCTCTCAGAGGTACAGTTACTTGCAGATAAAGTCGGGATTATTTCAGGTGGAATCTTAGGATACGAAGGAGCATTAAAGCAGGGAGATAATCTTGAAGATTTGTTTATGAATGTGGTAAGAAAAAACCAGAAAGCAGGTGAAATCCATGGTTAA